The following proteins come from a genomic window of Corallococcus sp. NCRR:
- a CDS encoding sensor histidine kinase, producing the protein MADHGAGGDHKLTEERLALLSVLQELTVAALDLLNPYKPADDFLERVAERLGCAVALWLQPDARGQVGLLGASGLSSASRQLPIPGLPPRPGLPAPLWVDLPYPELDSPGLVRWSVPIDDAGAPSSLLLLYFDREPHLPRQYRGMVERLGAVLRTALVHRQLFARTLESERALQHERDFSSAVLDTARALVIVLDPQGRIIRFNRACQEVTGYSFEELRGAHFWTRLLPPDEAARVEQNFAVLAAGLGFEQYETHWVTREGERRLIAWSSNVLRGESDAIEYVIGTGIDITEHRRAEQERDQIFQREQQARARAEEQEGRSALLAEASGLLTGSLAPEDALRSVAALTVERFADWCAVDLLDGGHSFQRVTEARSEALRATVPVRMYCALPDLDAEHGPGRVLRVGEPEFCPEGCASMSLGCVRDGQGLSEVVEFQSWISVPLLAREHALGALTLARMEGGGQYVPADFALAQELARRAAMALDNARLYQQAQLAIGLRDEFLSIASHELKTPVTSLQLSVQGLMRLARTGALGTARVDAVKHSLEVIERQAKRMAKLVNTLLDVSRIHAGKLELEFEEVDLAALVRDVAARFVPELATSGTRLQVHADVAMPGLWDRSRLDQIVTNLLSNAIKYGEGRPIEVRVEGDAVMARLEVRDQGIGIPAERHARIFRAFERAVSSRHYGGLGLGLHIVNQLVERLGGTVRVESEAGQGATFTVELPRQGPRTSPSADPTIQLGP; encoded by the coding sequence ATGGCGGACCATGGCGCGGGCGGGGACCACAAGCTCACCGAGGAGCGGCTCGCGCTCTTGAGCGTGCTCCAGGAGCTCACCGTCGCGGCGCTCGACCTGCTCAACCCCTACAAGCCCGCGGACGACTTCCTGGAGCGCGTCGCGGAGCGGCTGGGGTGCGCGGTCGCCCTCTGGCTCCAGCCGGACGCGCGGGGACAGGTGGGGCTCCTGGGCGCGAGCGGACTGTCCTCGGCCTCCCGCCAGCTGCCGATTCCAGGGCTGCCCCCGCGCCCGGGGCTGCCAGCGCCCCTCTGGGTCGACCTGCCCTATCCGGAGCTGGACTCGCCGGGGCTCGTGCGGTGGTCGGTGCCCATCGACGACGCGGGGGCCCCCTCCAGCCTGCTGCTGCTGTACTTCGACCGCGAGCCGCACCTGCCGCGGCAATACCGGGGCATGGTGGAGCGGCTCGGCGCCGTGCTCCGCACCGCGCTCGTCCACCGGCAGCTCTTCGCGAGGACGCTGGAGAGCGAGCGCGCGCTCCAGCATGAGCGGGACTTCAGCTCGGCGGTCCTGGACACGGCGCGCGCCCTGGTCATCGTCCTGGACCCCCAGGGGCGGATCATCCGCTTCAACCGGGCGTGCCAGGAGGTGACGGGCTACTCCTTCGAGGAGCTGCGCGGCGCGCACTTCTGGACGCGGCTCCTGCCGCCGGACGAAGCGGCGCGGGTGGAGCAGAACTTCGCCGTGCTCGCGGCCGGGCTGGGGTTCGAGCAGTACGAGACCCACTGGGTGACCCGCGAGGGTGAGCGCCGGCTCATCGCCTGGTCCAGCAACGTCCTGCGCGGCGAGTCGGACGCCATCGAGTACGTCATCGGCACCGGCATCGACATCACCGAGCACCGCCGGGCCGAGCAGGAGCGCGATCAGATCTTCCAGCGGGAGCAGCAGGCGCGCGCCCGCGCGGAGGAGCAGGAGGGGCGGTCCGCGCTCCTGGCGGAGGCGTCCGGGCTGCTCACCGGCTCGCTCGCCCCCGAGGACGCGCTGCGCAGCGTGGCCGCGCTGACCGTCGAGCGGTTCGCCGACTGGTGCGCGGTGGACCTGCTGGACGGGGGGCATTCCTTCCAGCGCGTCACCGAGGCCCGCTCGGAGGCGCTGCGCGCCACCGTGCCCGTGCGGATGTACTGCGCCCTGCCCGACCTGGATGCCGAACATGGCCCGGGGAGGGTGCTCCGCGTGGGCGAACCGGAGTTCTGCCCGGAGGGGTGCGCCTCCATGTCCCTGGGCTGCGTGCGGGACGGGCAGGGCCTGTCCGAGGTCGTCGAGTTCCAGTCCTGGATTTCAGTGCCGCTGCTCGCGCGGGAGCACGCGCTCGGCGCGCTCACGCTCGCCCGCATGGAGGGCGGTGGCCAGTACGTCCCGGCGGACTTCGCGCTCGCGCAGGAGCTGGCCCGCCGCGCGGCGATGGCCCTGGACAACGCGCGCCTCTATCAGCAGGCCCAGCTGGCGATTGGCCTTCGGGACGAGTTCCTCTCCATTGCCTCGCATGAGCTGAAGACCCCGGTCACGTCCCTCCAGTTGTCGGTGCAGGGGCTGATGCGCCTGGCCCGGACCGGCGCGCTCGGGACCGCGCGGGTGGATGCGGTGAAGCACTCCCTGGAGGTCATCGAGCGGCAGGCGAAGCGGATGGCGAAGCTCGTCAACACCCTGCTGGACGTCTCCCGCATCCATGCGGGGAAGCTCGAGCTGGAGTTCGAGGAGGTGGACCTGGCCGCGCTGGTCCGGGACGTCGCGGCGCGCTTCGTCCCGGAGCTGGCCACGTCCGGAACCCGGCTCCAGGTCCACGCCGACGTGGCGATGCCGGGCCTGTGGGACCGGTCGCGGTTGGATCAGATCGTCACCAACCTGCTTTCGAACGCCATCAAGTACGGCGAGGGGAGGCCCATCGAGGTCCGGGTGGAGGGGGACGCCGTGATGGCCCGCCTGGAGGTCCGGGACCAGGGCATCGGCATCCCGGCGGAGCGGCACGCGCGCATCTTCCGGGCCTTCGAGCGCGCGGTGTCGTCGCGCCACTACGGCGGGCTGGGATTGGGCCTCCACATCGTGAACCAGCTGGTGGAGCGGCTGGGCGGAACGGTGCGGGTCGAGAGCGAGGCGGGGCAGGGGGCCACCTTCACGGTGGAGCTGCCCCGCCAGGGACCGCGCACGTCGCCCTCGGCGGATCCGACGATTCAGCTGGGGCCTTAA
- a CDS encoding FIST signal transduction protein, protein MRIHIGKSRSEDGTAAAREAAQEALRGVDAPSFALVLCTDQYDSAALASAVGEQLGDIPWAGCCAAGVFAGTELLLQGLVIALFHGDDFRVGVGMGGPVSVSPRAAGRAAVAEAVGKLPPKPPGFRRTLFVLPDALSGNSTEVVRGAQQEAGAGIRWAGGGAGNNVRFVKTAQFTQGHAWQDQVVVIAFDALAPLGVGIQHGWSPYGPPSQVTKARGSTAVELDYERAFEVYRHTAESRGDALDTRSFPRFAMTHPLGIPQANGEFVIRDPLAVEPDGSVRFIAEVPDGSLVRVMEGKRTDLLDAAGGAATLAREATPGTLGGAVVFDCVSRYLVLGEGVREELSRFQDALGAGVPVVGCLTLGEVGAMGGGVPQFHNKTAVVVALPA, encoded by the coding sequence ATGCGGATCCACATTGGAAAGAGCCGCTCGGAGGATGGCACCGCCGCCGCGCGGGAGGCGGCCCAGGAGGCGCTGCGAGGCGTGGACGCCCCCTCGTTCGCGCTCGTGCTGTGCACGGATCAGTACGACTCGGCGGCGTTGGCGTCCGCGGTCGGCGAGCAGCTGGGGGACATCCCCTGGGCGGGGTGCTGCGCGGCGGGCGTCTTCGCGGGAACGGAGCTGCTGCTCCAGGGCCTGGTCATCGCGCTCTTCCACGGCGACGACTTCCGCGTCGGCGTGGGCATGGGCGGTCCGGTCAGCGTGAGCCCCAGGGCGGCCGGACGCGCGGCGGTGGCCGAGGCCGTGGGCAAGCTGCCTCCCAAGCCGCCCGGCTTCCGGCGCACGCTGTTCGTCCTTCCGGACGCGCTGAGCGGCAACTCGACGGAGGTGGTTCGCGGGGCCCAGCAGGAGGCGGGCGCGGGCATCCGTTGGGCCGGGGGCGGCGCGGGCAACAACGTCCGGTTCGTGAAGACGGCCCAGTTCACCCAGGGGCACGCCTGGCAGGACCAGGTGGTGGTGATTGCCTTTGATGCGCTGGCGCCGCTCGGCGTGGGCATCCAGCACGGCTGGTCTCCGTATGGTCCGCCCTCGCAGGTGACCAAGGCCCGGGGCTCGACCGCCGTGGAGCTCGACTACGAGCGCGCCTTTGAAGTCTACCGGCACACGGCCGAGAGCCGGGGGGACGCCCTGGACACGCGCAGCTTCCCCCGCTTCGCGATGACGCACCCGCTGGGGATTCCCCAGGCCAATGGCGAGTTCGTGATCCGCGACCCCCTGGCCGTCGAACCCGACGGCTCCGTCCGCTTCATCGCCGAGGTCCCGGACGGCTCCCTGGTGCGCGTGATGGAGGGCAAGCGCACGGACCTGCTCGACGCCGCTGGCGGCGCCGCCACCCTGGCCCGCGAAGCGACCCCTGGCACGTTGGGCGGCGCGGTGGTGTTCGATTGCGTCTCCCGCTACCTCGTCCTGGGGGAGGGCGTCCGGGAAGAGCTTTCACGGTTCCAGGACGCGCTCGGCGCGGGCGTCCCGGTCGTGGGCTGTCTGACCCTGGGCGAGGTGGGGGCCATGGGCGGCGGGGTCCCCCAGTTCCACAACAAGACCGCGGTGGTGGTCGCCCTGCCTGCATGA
- a CDS encoding peptide MFS transporter: MQSTVAAGEARKGHPPGLYLLFATEMWERMSYYGMRGLLVLFLTDKVRGGFGWSTADALGLYGTYTGLVYLTPILGGYIADRFIGQRKAVVLGGALMVIGHLLLALPGISIFYAGLGFLIIGNGFFKPNISTMVGGLYPAGDGRRDGAFTIFYMGINLGAVLGNFICGTLGERVGWHWGFGSAGVGMTLGLIIFMALGHKFLGSVGLAPAPRPTVAQTTTPDGKHHAFSRQEWDRIIVIFIIALFVVAFWTGFEQAGGLMNLYTDQKVDRTMFGWEVPTTWFQNFNSVFIVTLAPLFAAVWSSLAAKGKDLSIPVKMSLGLIFLSVGFAFMLGASKESAADGKAAAWWVIMAYLFHTMGELCLSPVGLSMVSKVAPQRVVSAMMGVWFLANAVANKLSGVLGGYSEKMGEFSVFLTIVIGAGLAGVILLFLAPMLKRMMHGTDEVTPAPTPTHQEGTVHPAT; this comes from the coding sequence ATGCAAAGCACCGTCGCCGCGGGCGAGGCCCGCAAGGGGCATCCCCCGGGCCTGTATTTGTTGTTCGCCACCGAGATGTGGGAGCGCATGTCCTATTACGGCATGCGCGGCCTGTTGGTGCTCTTCCTCACCGACAAGGTGCGGGGCGGCTTTGGCTGGTCCACGGCGGATGCGCTGGGCCTCTATGGCACGTACACGGGCCTCGTGTACCTGACGCCGATTCTGGGCGGCTACATCGCGGACCGCTTCATCGGCCAGAGGAAGGCGGTGGTGCTGGGCGGCGCGTTGATGGTGATAGGCCACCTGCTGCTAGCGCTCCCAGGCATCTCCATCTTCTACGCGGGCCTGGGCTTCCTCATCATCGGCAACGGCTTCTTCAAGCCCAACATCTCCACCATGGTGGGCGGGCTGTACCCCGCGGGTGACGGCCGCCGCGACGGCGCCTTCACCATCTTCTACATGGGCATCAACCTGGGCGCGGTGCTGGGCAACTTCATCTGCGGCACGCTGGGTGAGCGCGTGGGCTGGCACTGGGGCTTCGGCTCGGCCGGCGTGGGCATGACGCTGGGCCTGATCATCTTCATGGCGCTGGGGCACAAGTTCCTGGGCAGCGTGGGCCTGGCGCCCGCGCCGCGCCCCACCGTGGCGCAGACGACGACGCCGGACGGCAAGCACCACGCCTTCAGCCGCCAGGAGTGGGACCGCATCATCGTCATCTTCATCATCGCGCTGTTCGTGGTCGCGTTCTGGACGGGCTTCGAGCAGGCCGGCGGCCTGATGAACCTCTACACGGACCAGAAGGTGGACCGGACCATGTTCGGCTGGGAGGTGCCCACCACCTGGTTCCAGAACTTCAACTCCGTCTTCATCGTGACGCTGGCGCCCCTCTTCGCGGCGGTGTGGAGCTCGCTGGCGGCGAAGGGCAAGGACCTGAGCATCCCGGTGAAGATGTCCCTGGGGCTCATCTTCCTGTCCGTCGGCTTCGCCTTCATGCTGGGCGCCTCCAAGGAGAGCGCGGCGGACGGCAAGGCGGCGGCGTGGTGGGTCATCATGGCGTACCTCTTCCACACCATGGGCGAGCTGTGCCTGTCGCCGGTGGGCCTGTCCATGGTGAGCAAGGTGGCGCCCCAGCGCGTCGTCTCCGCGATGATGGGCGTGTGGTTCCTGGCGAACGCGGTGGCCAACAAGCTGTCCGGCGTGCTGGGCGGCTACTCGGAGAAGATGGGCGAGTTCAGCGTGTTCCTCACCATCGTCATCGGCGCGGGCCTGGCGGGCGTCATCCTGCTGTTCCTCGCCCCCATGCTGAAGCGGATGATGCACGGCACGGACGAAGTGACGCCCGCGCCCACGCCCACGCACCAGGAAGGCACCGTCCACCCGGCCACCTGA